A part of Tardiphaga sp. vice304 genomic DNA contains:
- a CDS encoding DUF1134 domain-containing protein, with protein MTFVSRLAVLMLAAMTVGLSPAQAQQPRPPRQAAAQPSSYGPDELTTAGHRFFGNVSRGLASVIERAVSQWGLPNGYILGEEGSGAIVAGLRYGEGTLYTKNAGDLRVYWQGPSVGFDWGGDGARTMTLVYNLPATNAIYQRFGGIDGSAYIIGGFGMTALTADNIVLVPIRSGLGLRLGANIGYLKFTPSATWNPF; from the coding sequence ATGACGTTCGTTTCTCGCCTGGCTGTGCTGATGCTGGCCGCGATGACGGTTGGCCTGTCGCCGGCTCAGGCCCAGCAGCCGCGTCCGCCACGGCAGGCGGCCGCCCAGCCCTCGAGCTATGGACCGGACGAGTTGACCACAGCGGGACACCGCTTCTTCGGCAATGTCTCGCGCGGCCTGGCGTCGGTGATCGAGCGCGCGGTCAGCCAATGGGGCCTGCCGAACGGATATATTCTCGGCGAAGAAGGCTCCGGCGCGATCGTCGCCGGGCTGCGCTACGGCGAAGGCACCCTCTATACCAAGAATGCCGGCGACCTCCGGGTCTACTGGCAGGGTCCCTCGGTCGGCTTCGACTGGGGTGGCGACGGCGCCCGCACCATGACGCTGGTCTACAACCTGCCGGCCACCAACGCGATCTACCAGCGTTTCGGCGGCATCGACGGCTCCGCCTACATCATCGGCGGCTTCGGCATGACCGCGCTCACCGCCGACAACATCGTGCTGGTGCCGATTCGCTCCGGCCTCGGACTGCGGCTGGGCGCCAATATCGGCTATCTCAAGTTCACGCCGAGCGCGACCTGGAATCCGTTCTGA
- a CDS encoding YHS domain-containing (seleno)protein — protein MTAQRRQLIGHCRGFALILLLAAVPVPGHAGTTERVVTDRFTGLAIAGFDPVAYFTDARPLPGDAAFELSEAGVVWRFRNEGNRASFAANPEIYSPQFGGYDPVDVARGVAYPGNPQLFLVLNQRLYLFGHAESRDAFAAAPATALAEARKRWTTLQVELSR, from the coding sequence ATGACGGCACAACGGCGACAATTGATAGGGCATTGCCGCGGATTCGCCTTGATCTTGCTGCTCGCCGCAGTGCCGGTCCCCGGCCATGCCGGCACCACCGAACGCGTCGTCACCGATCGATTTACGGGCCTGGCGATCGCCGGTTTCGATCCAGTTGCGTATTTTACCGATGCCCGCCCGTTACCCGGCGATGCCGCCTTTGAACTGTCGGAGGCGGGCGTGGTCTGGCGCTTTCGCAACGAGGGCAACCGGGCGTCGTTCGCCGCGAATCCGGAGATCTACAGTCCGCAATTCGGCGGCTACGACCCTGTCGATGTCGCCCGTGGCGTCGCCTATCCTGGCAATCCGCAGCTCTTTCTGGTGCTGAACCAGCGGCTCTATTTGTTTGGGCACGCGGAAAGCCGCGACGCCTTCGCCGCGGCACCGGCGACCGCGCTGGCGGAGGCCCGCAAGCGCTGGACAACGCTGCAGGTCGAACTGTCGCGCTGA
- the cysQ gene encoding 3'(2'),5'-bisphosphate nucleotidase CysQ: MNHRLENDPALDLDDTAALLAPLTGLVARAGAAIRAVNREAMSIDGKADGSPVTEADLAADRVIAEGLARLFPDIPTLSEERLQLACPPYPGRLFLIDPLDGTKEFVAGRREFTVNIALVEGGVPVLGVVGAPDLGLIWRGLVGRGAERLEMSPDFRIRSVTPIRTRAMPRGGAPWIAAVSRSHGDARTEALIDARPGAVRVPLGSALKLCRVAEGAADLYPRLAPTCEWDIAAGQAVVVAAGGIVTDSQGGAVIYGGHRADFIVPEFIAWGDPTAVPRG; this comes from the coding sequence ATGAACCACAGATTGGAGAACGATCCGGCACTGGATCTCGATGACACCGCAGCTTTGCTGGCGCCGCTCACCGGGCTGGTGGCCAGGGCCGGGGCCGCGATCCGCGCGGTCAACCGCGAGGCGATGTCGATCGATGGCAAAGCCGATGGTTCGCCGGTAACCGAAGCCGACCTCGCCGCCGACCGCGTCATCGCCGAGGGGCTGGCGCGGCTGTTTCCGGATATTCCGACGCTGTCGGAAGAGCGCCTGCAGCTCGCCTGCCCGCCCTATCCCGGTCGCCTGTTCCTGATCGACCCGCTCGACGGCACCAAGGAATTCGTCGCCGGGCGCCGCGAGTTTACCGTCAATATCGCATTGGTGGAGGGCGGCGTGCCGGTGTTGGGCGTCGTCGGCGCGCCGGATCTCGGGCTGATCTGGCGCGGGCTGGTCGGCCGCGGCGCCGAGCGGCTCGAAATGTCGCCGGACTTCCGTATCCGCTCGGTGACGCCGATCCGCACCCGCGCCATGCCCCGGGGCGGCGCGCCGTGGATCGCGGCGGTCAGCCGCTCGCATGGTGACGCCCGCACCGAGGCGCTGATCGACGCCCGGCCGGGCGCCGTCCGCGTCCCGCTGGGCTCGGCGCTCAAACTGTGCCGGGTCGCCGAGGGCGCCGCCGACCTTTATCCACGGCTGGCGCCGACCTGCGAATGGGACATCGCCGCCGGCCAGGCGGTGGTGGTCGCCGCGGGCGGCATCGTCACCGACAGCCAGGGCGGGGCGGTGATCTATGGCGGCCATCGGGCGGATTTCATCGTGCCGGAATTCATCGCCTGGGGCGACCCCACCGCCGTGCCGCGTGGCTGA
- the chpT gene encoding histidine phosphotransferase ChpT encodes MSDTPTPGLAPDALELAALLCSRVCHDLISPVGAIVNGLEVLDDNPKPEDKEFALDLIRKSAKTASARLQFCRLAFGAAGSAGAQIDLGDAEKMARGHLEDAKTRIEWNPTRAYLPKNKVKLLLNMLIIAQQTIPRGGVLTVDQVGEGDALGFRVNAAGLNARLPQNIVALLSADHAGNVDAHAVQPYYTRLLAQACGLSVSMAAEGEAIVVTAV; translated from the coding sequence ATGTCCGATACGCCCACTCCCGGCCTGGCCCCTGACGCGCTCGAACTGGCCGCACTGCTGTGCTCGCGGGTCTGCCACGACCTCATCAGCCCGGTCGGCGCCATCGTCAACGGGCTCGAAGTGCTCGACGACAATCCCAAGCCGGAAGACAAGGAATTCGCCCTCGACCTGATCCGCAAGAGCGCAAAGACCGCCTCGGCCCGGCTGCAGTTCTGCCGGCTGGCCTTTGGCGCGGCGGGCTCCGCCGGCGCACAGATCGACCTTGGCGACGCGGAGAAGATGGCGCGCGGCCATCTCGAGGACGCCAAGACCAGGATCGAATGGAATCCGACGCGCGCCTATCTTCCGAAGAACAAGGTCAAGCTGCTGCTCAACATGCTGATCATCGCGCAGCAGACGATTCCGCGCGGCGGCGTGCTGACTGTCGATCAGGTCGGCGAAGGCGACGCGCTCGGATTTCGCGTCAACGCGGCCGGTTTGAACGCCCGGTTACCGCAGAACATCGTCGCGCTGCTCAGCGCCGACCATGCCGGCAACGTCGATGCCCATGCGGTACAGCCTTACTATACGCGATTGCTGGCACAGGCCTGCGGCCTCAGCGTCAGCATGGCAGCCGAAGGCGAGGCCATCGTCGTGACCGCCGTTTGA
- a CDS encoding hybrid sensor histidine kinase/response regulator: MDDLLREFLTETNESLDTVDNQLVRFEQDPNNAKILDNIFRLVHTIKGTCGFLGLPRLEALAHAAETLMGKFRDGMPVTGEAVTLILTTIDRIKEILGQLEATEAEPEGVDQDLIDELHHMVEKGMASMSAAPPIVPDVVEAPALVVPMLERELRPGEVSLDELERAFQETEIEVAPPAAVAEPAPVVAVVEKVAPKPAAKKSVVEIETPEGDKVANQSIRVNVDTLEHLMTMVSELVLTRNQLLEISRRHEDTEFKVPLQRLSTVTAELQDGVMKTRMQPIGNAWQKLPRIVRDLGGELGKQIELEMHGADTELDRQVLDLIKDPLTHMVRNSADHGLETGAERAAAGKPEQGTIRLSAYHEGGHIIICIADNGRGLNTELIKAKAIQNGLASEADIEKMSEAQIHKFIFAPGFSTAAAVTSVSGRGVGMDVVRTNIDQIGGTIDVKSVAGEGSSVTIKIPLTLAIVSALIVEAGGDRFAIPQLAVVELVRARANSEHRIERIKDTPVLRLRNKLLPLMHLKKLLQIDDGTNSEPENGFIVVTQVGNQTFGIVVDGVFHTEEIVVKPMSTKLRHIGMFSGNTILGDGAVIMIIDPNGIAQELGAAGSAVTEISNENMSKHANASEQLTSLLVFRAGSSQPKSVPLALVTRLEEIAADKIESSNGRYMVQYRDQLMPLVQMDGVSIHTSGTQPILVFADEQRSMGLVVDEIIDIVEERLNIEVAGAQPGILGSAVIKGQATEVIDVGHFLPMAFADWFTRKEMKEFATTQSILLVDDSAFFRNMLAPVLKAAGYKVRVAINAQEGLVVLRSGQEFDAILTDIEMPDMNGFEFAEAIRADQKMSHTPIIALSSMISPAAIERGRQAGLNDYVAKFDRPGLIASLKEQTNQTTSQAA, encoded by the coding sequence ATGGACGATCTTCTGCGGGAATTTTTGACGGAAACCAACGAGAGCCTGGACACGGTCGACAATCAATTGGTCCGGTTCGAACAGGATCCGAACAACGCTAAAATTTTAGATAATATTTTCCGCTTGGTACACACCATCAAGGGCACCTGCGGCTTTCTTGGCTTGCCGCGCCTGGAAGCGCTTGCGCACGCCGCTGAGACGCTGATGGGTAAATTCCGCGATGGCATGCCGGTCACCGGAGAGGCGGTGACGCTGATCCTGACCACCATCGACCGGATCAAGGAAATTCTTGGGCAGCTGGAGGCCACCGAGGCCGAACCGGAGGGCGTCGATCAGGACCTGATCGATGAGCTTCATCACATGGTTGAGAAGGGGATGGCATCGATGAGCGCTGCGCCGCCGATCGTGCCGGACGTCGTTGAGGCACCGGCTTTGGTGGTGCCGATGCTGGAGCGCGAATTGCGTCCTGGCGAAGTATCGCTGGACGAGCTGGAGCGGGCGTTCCAGGAAACCGAGATCGAAGTGGCGCCGCCTGCGGCTGTCGCAGAACCCGCGCCGGTGGTCGCCGTGGTCGAGAAGGTCGCGCCGAAACCGGCAGCGAAGAAATCCGTCGTCGAGATCGAGACCCCGGAAGGCGACAAGGTCGCCAACCAGTCGATCCGCGTCAACGTCGACACGCTCGAACATCTGATGACGATGGTGTCCGAACTGGTGCTGACCCGCAACCAGTTGCTGGAAATCAGCCGCCGTCACGAGGATACCGAATTCAAGGTGCCGTTGCAGCGTCTGTCGACGGTGACCGCAGAGCTGCAGGACGGCGTCATGAAGACGCGCATGCAGCCGATAGGCAATGCATGGCAGAAGCTGCCGCGCATCGTCCGCGATCTCGGCGGCGAACTCGGCAAGCAGATCGAACTCGAAATGCACGGTGCCGACACCGAGCTCGATCGCCAGGTGCTCGATCTGATCAAGGATCCGCTCACTCACATGGTGCGCAACTCTGCCGATCATGGCCTTGAGACCGGCGCCGAGCGCGCCGCGGCCGGCAAGCCGGAGCAGGGCACGATCCGGCTGTCCGCCTATCATGAAGGCGGCCACATCATCATCTGCATCGCCGACAACGGCCGCGGTCTCAACACCGAACTTATCAAGGCCAAGGCGATCCAGAATGGCCTCGCCTCCGAAGCCGACATCGAGAAGATGTCGGAAGCCCAGATCCACAAGTTCATCTTCGCGCCCGGCTTCTCCACCGCGGCAGCTGTTACCAGCGTCTCCGGACGCGGCGTCGGCATGGACGTCGTGCGGACCAATATCGACCAGATCGGCGGCACCATCGACGTCAAGTCGGTGGCCGGCGAGGGCTCCAGCGTCACCATCAAGATCCCGCTGACGCTGGCGATCGTCTCGGCGCTGATCGTCGAAGCCGGCGGAGACCGTTTTGCGATCCCGCAGCTTGCGGTCGTCGAACTGGTGCGCGCGCGCGCCAATTCCGAACATCGCATCGAGCGTATCAAGGACACCCCGGTGCTGCGGCTGCGCAACAAGTTGCTGCCGCTGATGCACCTCAAGAAGCTGCTGCAAATCGACGACGGCACCAACTCCGAACCGGAGAACGGCTTCATCGTCGTGACGCAGGTCGGCAACCAGACCTTCGGTATCGTCGTCGACGGCGTCTTCCACACCGAGGAAATCGTCGTCAAGCCGATGTCCACCAAGCTGCGCCATATCGGCATGTTCTCCGGCAACACCATTCTGGGTGACGGCGCGGTGATCATGATCATCGATCCCAACGGAATTGCGCAGGAACTGGGTGCGGCCGGTTCGGCGGTTACCGAGATCTCCAACGAAAACATGTCCAAGCACGCCAATGCGTCCGAGCAGCTTACTTCGCTGCTGGTGTTCCGGGCCGGCTCCTCGCAGCCAAAATCGGTGCCGCTGGCACTGGTCACGCGGCTCGAGGAGATCGCCGCCGACAAGATCGAATCGTCGAACGGCCGTTATATGGTTCAGTACCGCGATCAGCTGATGCCCCTGGTGCAGATGGACGGCGTGTCGATCCATACCAGCGGAACGCAGCCGATTCTGGTGTTCGCCGACGAGCAGCGCTCGATGGGCCTGGTGGTCGACGAGATCATCGACATCGTCGAGGAGCGTCTCAATATCGAAGTGGCGGGCGCACAGCCCGGCATTCTCGGCTCCGCCGTCATCAAGGGGCAGGCGACCGAAGTGATCGACGTCGGCCATTTCCTGCCGATGGCATTCGCCGACTGGTTCACGCGCAAGGAAATGAAGGAGTTCGCCACCACGCAGTCGATCCTGCTGGTCGACGACTCCGCATTCTTCCGCAACATGCTGGCGCCGGTGCTGAAGGCGGCAGGCTACAAGGTTCGGGTTGCGATCAACGCGCAGGAAGGTCTGGTCGTGCTGCGCTCCGGGCAGGAGTTCGATGCCATCCTGACCGATATCGAAATGCCCGACATGAACGGCTTCGAATTCGCCGAAGCCATTCGGGCGGACCAGAAGATGTCCCACACCCCGATCATCGCGCTGTCTTCGATGATTTCGCCCGCGGCGATCGAGCGCGGCCGGCAGGCCGGCCTGAACGATTATGTCGCGAAGTTCGATCGGCCTGGTCTGATCGCCTCGCTGAAAGAACAGACCAACCAAACCACCAGTCAGGCGGCGTAA
- a CDS encoding chemotaxis protein CheW: MTSKTTTSGGAITEFVTTMIGGQLFGMPISRVQDVFMPERLTRVPLSSSDVAGVLNLRGRIVTAIDMRSRLGLPKNDDGKPPMAVGVDLRGESYGLLIDSIGEVLKLADDSREVNPVNLDPRMAKMADGVHRLDGQLMVVLDVDRILEISPDKLAA; the protein is encoded by the coding sequence ATGACCAGCAAGACAACCACTTCCGGCGGCGCCATCACCGAATTCGTCACCACCATGATCGGTGGCCAGCTGTTCGGCATGCCGATCTCGCGCGTGCAGGATGTGTTCATGCCGGAACGACTTACCCGCGTGCCGCTTTCTTCCAGCGACGTCGCCGGCGTGCTCAATCTGCGCGGACGTATCGTTACCGCCATCGACATGCGCTCGCGCCTCGGCCTGCCGAAGAACGACGATGGCAAGCCGCCGATGGCGGTGGGCGTCGATCTGCGCGGCGAATCCTACGGCCTGCTGATCGACTCGATCGGCGAAGTCCTCAAGCTTGCCGACGACAGCCGCGAGGTAAATCCGGTCAATCTCGACCCGCGGATGGCGAAGATGGCCGATGGCGTTCACCGGCTCGACGGCCAGTTGATGGTCGTGCTCGACGTTGACCGCATTCTCGAAATTTCGCCCGACAAGCTGGCTGCCTAA
- a CDS encoding response regulator, giving the protein MKTCLVVDDSSVIRKVARRILEGLDFEITEAEDGEKALEACKRSLPDAVLLDWNMPVMDGYEFLRNLRRMPGGDGPKVVFCTTENDVAHIARALHAGANEYIMKPFDKDIVSAKFHEVGLI; this is encoded by the coding sequence ATGAAGACTTGTCTGGTTGTCGATGACTCCAGCGTCATCCGTAAAGTTGCCCGCCGGATACTCGAAGGTCTGGATTTCGAGATCACCGAGGCCGAAGACGGCGAGAAGGCCCTGGAAGCCTGCAAGCGCAGCCTGCCGGACGCCGTGCTGCTCGACTGGAACATGCCGGTGATGGACGGCTACGAATTCCTGCGCAACCTGCGCCGGATGCCGGGCGGCGACGGACCGAAAGTGGTGTTCTGCACCACCGAGAACGACGTCGCGCACATCGCCCGCGCGCTGCATGCCGGCGCCAACGAATACATCATGAAGCCGTTCGACAAGGATATCGTGTCGGCCAAGTTTCATGAAGTCGGTTTGATCTAG
- a CDS encoding protein-glutamate methylesterase/protein-glutamine glutaminase encodes MSIAVMSAPVSDTARYEPLRVMVVDDSVVIRGLISRWIEAEPDMTVAASLRTGLDAVNQVERINPDVAVLDIEMPELDGIEALPQLLAKKRNLIVIMASTLTRRNAEISFKAMSLGAADYIPKPESTRENAAADVFKHDLLQKIRHLGHKVRRLKSAAAPSIVPAVAKPAAPLTALGPVAGQVQLAKRPFSQIMPRVLLIGSSTGGPQALMTLVAEIGAVIDRVPVLITQHMPPTFTTILAEHLTRTSKRPAHEGVDGELVKPGQIYLAPGGKHMRVVKHGTNITIALDDGPAVNFCKPAVDPLFNSAIDAWQGAILAVVLTGMGSDGMRGGKDIVAAGGAVIAQDEATSVVWGMPGAAANAGICSAILPLNQIAPKLVRIFSGDRS; translated from the coding sequence ATGAGTATTGCTGTGATGAGTGCCCCTGTGTCGGATACGGCGCGGTATGAGCCGTTGCGTGTCATGGTCGTGGATGACTCGGTCGTCATTCGCGGCCTGATCTCGCGCTGGATCGAGGCCGAGCCGGACATGACCGTCGCTGCTTCGCTGCGAACCGGGCTCGACGCCGTCAACCAGGTCGAGCGCATCAATCCCGACGTCGCTGTGCTCGACATCGAGATGCCCGAACTCGACGGCATCGAGGCGTTGCCGCAACTGCTGGCCAAGAAGCGCAATCTGATCGTCATCATGGCCTCGACGCTGACCCGCCGCAACGCGGAGATCTCGTTCAAGGCGATGTCGCTGGGCGCGGCCGACTACATTCCGAAACCGGAGAGCACCCGCGAGAATGCGGCCGCCGACGTATTCAAGCACGATCTGCTGCAGAAGATCCGCCATCTCGGCCACAAGGTACGGCGCCTGAAATCTGCTGCTGCGCCCTCGATCGTGCCGGCAGTGGCGAAGCCGGCGGCGCCGTTGACGGCGCTGGGGCCGGTGGCGGGGCAGGTCCAGCTCGCCAAGCGTCCGTTCAGCCAGATCATGCCGCGTGTGCTGCTGATCGGTTCCTCGACCGGCGGCCCGCAGGCGCTGATGACGCTGGTGGCCGAGATCGGCGCCGTCATCGACCGCGTTCCGGTGCTGATCACCCAGCATATGCCGCCGACCTTCACCACGATTCTCGCCGAACACCTGACGCGCACCAGCAAGCGCCCTGCGCACGAAGGCGTGGACGGCGAACTCGTCAAGCCCGGACAGATTTATCTGGCGCCGGGTGGCAAGCACATGCGCGTGGTCAAGCACGGCACCAATATCACCATCGCGCTCGACGATGGCCCGGCGGTCAATTTCTGCAAACCCGCGGTCGATCCGCTGTTCAACTCCGCGATCGATGCCTGGCAAGGCGCCATCCTGGCGGTGGTGCTGACCGGCATGGGCTCGGATGGCATGCGCGGCGGCAAGGACATCGTCGCCGCCGGCGGCGCCGTGATCGCGCAGGACGAAGCTACCAGTGTGGTGTGGGGCATGCCGGGGGCGGCTGCCAACGCCGGAATCTGCTCGGCAATTCTGCCGCTCAACCAGATCGCTCCGAAACTGGTTCGGATATTTTCGGGGGACCGCTCATGA
- a CDS encoding CheR family methyltransferase — MTPANYDYLRKFLKERSGLDLSVDKQYLVESRLMPLARKAGLTTLDELVQKIRGGSTTLGADVVEAMTTNETFFFRDKIPFDHLREAVIPELIQTRASRKSLRIWCAAASTGQEPYSIAMCVKEMSAQLAGWRIEIIGTDISPQVLEKSKSGLYTQFEVQRGLPIQLLVKYFKQTGEMWQISPEIRAMVQYRPLNLLQDFSHMGKFDLIFCRNVLIYFDQDMKSQIFGRLAKAMEPGGFLALGAAETVVGLTDAFKPQADRRGLYRPTAVLAAPSIVPGMGTGMKVVSAR; from the coding sequence ATGACGCCGGCCAATTACGACTACCTGCGCAAATTCCTGAAGGAACGCTCGGGCCTCGATCTCTCCGTCGACAAGCAGTATCTGGTGGAAAGCCGCCTGATGCCGCTGGCCCGCAAGGCCGGCCTCACGACGCTCGACGAGCTGGTCCAGAAAATTCGCGGCGGCTCGACGACGCTCGGCGCCGACGTGGTCGAGGCGATGACCACTAACGAGACGTTCTTCTTTCGCGACAAGATTCCGTTCGACCATCTGCGCGAGGCGGTGATTCCCGAACTGATCCAGACGCGCGCGTCGCGCAAGAGCCTGCGGATCTGGTGCGCGGCGGCCTCGACCGGGCAGGAGCCCTATTCGATCGCGATGTGCGTGAAGGAAATGAGCGCGCAACTCGCCGGCTGGCGCATCGAGATCATCGGCACCGACATCTCGCCGCAGGTGCTGGAGAAATCGAAATCCGGTCTCTACACCCAGTTCGAGGTGCAGCGCGGGCTGCCGATCCAGCTTCTGGTGAAGTACTTCAAGCAGACCGGCGAAATGTGGCAGATCAGCCCGGAGATCCGGGCCATGGTCCAGTATCGGCCGCTCAATTTGCTGCAGGACTTTTCCCATATGGGCAAGTTCGACCTGATCTTCTGCCGCAACGTTCTGATCTATTTCGATCAGGACATGAAGTCGCAGATTTTTGGCCGACTGGCCAAGGCGATGGAGCCGGGCGGTTTCCTCGCTCTCGGCGCCGCCGAAACCGTGGTCGGTCTGACCGACGCCTTCAAGCCGCAGGCCGACCGCCGCGGATTGTATCGTCCGACCGCCGTGCTTGCCGCGCCGTCGATCGTGCCGGGCATGGGTACGGGCATGAAGGTCGTCAGCGCGCGGTAG